GTCGAGCGCGCCAACGCCAACGCCCATGCGGGCAAGGGCTGGCAGTTCTTTACCGATCGGATTATCGAAGTGGTCAGCGAGCATCAGCCGCATCTGGTGTTCCTGTTGTGGGGTGCCCATGCCCAGGGTAAACAGAAACTGATCGACGCGACCAAGCACCTGGTGCTGACGTCAGTACACCCGTCACCATTGTCGGCGTATCGCGGGTTCCTAGGGTGCGGGCACTTCAGCCGGACCAACAAGTTTCTTGAGCAGAATGGCGAGACGCCGATCGAGTGGCGGTTGCCGTCTGCCTGACGGGTGTGGCGCTAAAGCCTGACCATGGACACCGAGCTATTTCCGATATCAGCGACATACGCATTGCGGCCATCCGGAGCGACAACTATACCTCGCGGTTTGTCGAACCCTTTAATAGTGCCAGTGATGCGGTTCAGACGGGTGTCAATGATGCTGATCTGACCGCCGTCTGTTTCAGTGATATACGCCATTTCGCTGAGTCGATTGAAGGCAATGCGCCAAGGTCCCATAAGGCCGTTGATCTCCCCGCTGACATCAGGAATCAGTGCATCGCCAATGGTCATCCTTCCACTGTCGCGGTGGGAGATGTAGACACGTGGATAGCGCGGGCTGTAACCGATAGCCGTGGGGATGCCCACGGCGGTTTTGATCGTTGCGAGGACGTTGTTGTTCGCGAGATCGACGATGACCCAGCCATCCAGATCCGTGGCAATGTGAGCGCGAGCGTCATCGGGCGCCACTAGAATTTCCTTGGGGCTACGCACCGAGGTCTCCCCCACGCGTTGATGATTGCTGGTATCAAGGGCAACCAGTTTCGAGGCGCCGTGGTCGGCTACGTACAGTCTTGTACCCGTCGA
The genomic region above belongs to Pseudomonas azotoformans and contains:
- a CDS encoding YncE family protein, with protein sequence MTEINDPHASPDDTVAPAAIVETLALPGAPNNLVMNRAGTRLYVTSATTPGSVTALSTQPLSIIQTITGLGSPIWIAIKADGSSIYVSDNSVATGTSINVIETLNNTVVETITGFITVNGIALNSTGTRLYVADHGASKLVALDTSNHQRVGETSVRSPKEILVAPDDARAHIATDLDGWVIVDLANNNVLATIKTAVGIPTAIGYSPRYPRVYISHRDSGRMTIGDALIPDVSGEINGLMGPWRIAFNRLSEMAYITETDGGQISIIDTRLNRITGTIKGFDKPRGIVVAPDGRNAYVADIGNSSVSMVRL